A DNA window from Amycolatopsis sp. DSM 110486 contains the following coding sequences:
- a CDS encoding SGNH/GDSL hydrolase family protein, with amino-acid sequence MYAPREAVNHEDLFRAGGLTAIVDLSSGGVHKLPFTVNLAYYNPGCGAGDEVVFTRNFTAGDTYKSQLVTVNAATAKTVRQVDATGQVTSAVPFGDGVLAAAADGLATVSADGTLKHVADTTDTPFRLSADKDGGVGYEIRTPAGTEIHRYTKTGDARIALAPLDSVRVSQIAGRVTVQGPAATRLRVPLPRDWQAADVPIDADLSTTGSLAVLSATNVESAPDHPGDPTPVTISTQVLKTGARPQFAVHPNALMPSAGRAVSPAIGTPSTGGKKSAAVDPSTTTTDPDRACAVPRNDPKIQSLQPTPEMGEWAADLAVKGQLTIQRPTGWNGSTLPAYSPEGMFAMHKLVGGGQVPAQVLLGVMAQESNIWQSGMDTVDGESGNFNQGGFYGKGVGVDRVDFGNVDCGYGATQVTTGMTIAEGTSVYKPNEQVALTVDYAANIAAGLNILIDKWNQMKQLGIVVNDGDPSKIENWWYALWAYNSGWHAPGEAGSNGAYGLGWSNNMANEDYPADRDGFLDASYDDAKYPNHWTYPERVLGWAKHPLLRLDWKAGTYGAAYRPALWPNSGTPQRPPLGTFCTASVQCDMNQIHKPAQYPSDPGSHCLRDDLRCWWHTSTSWTNCPTACGGENVHYAPGTPEPALPASQLLYRPDCSGASTLPSNALIIDDVPADVTTARGCAKNWTNHGSLTFKFAADNTGHYPSKIDFHQIDGGFGGHMWSAHAWNEDSPNSAIHRITGTWTLDRQISGWARVLVYIPDHRARTPQASYTVNGSDSTSPTRSIVEGNYLDDERNPAPGHWESLGAFNFHGTPSVSLDNFIHSPVDNTWEDDIRDVPWDALAFQPLPGKPGDQLVALGDSYASGEGASGDPVNGAWSYYRSSDHDGRDGHGDNPKLRDACHRSPNAWARQMVTPANPGRTVGSRMDSFDVSLDYHMSACSGATTDMLLPVHGPGDSGQYQEGRQLDQGYLDQNTSLVTFSIGGNDARFTPLLQQCITSISLCQDEVFQNDGEPLSSAEPKVIDGIGAKLRNVLDAVKLKAPNARILVMGYPILFELSGECIPGIGTEEAPWITEMNNRLDDVLGSAVASAKSAGTNAVWADPRAAFKGRGACGDDAAGAPEGTEVIHRIVLSLTRGDSPIFQLGTIGVVSQQTLHPTVQGAQVYASVASSTLAAA; translated from the coding sequence GTGTACGCACCGCGTGAAGCGGTCAACCACGAAGACCTGTTTCGGGCCGGAGGTCTCACCGCCATTGTCGACTTGAGCAGCGGCGGTGTCCACAAACTGCCTTTCACAGTAAACCTCGCCTATTACAACCCTGGCTGCGGCGCGGGCGACGAGGTCGTCTTCACCCGAAATTTCACCGCCGGCGATACCTACAAGTCGCAGCTCGTCACTGTGAACGCCGCCACCGCGAAGACGGTCCGACAGGTCGACGCGACTGGCCAGGTCACGTCCGCAGTGCCCTTCGGGGACGGCGTTCTTGCCGCCGCCGCGGATGGCCTCGCCACCGTGAGCGCCGACGGGACGCTGAAGCATGTCGCGGATACCACCGACACACCTTTCCGTCTGAGTGCGGACAAGGACGGCGGGGTCGGTTACGAGATCCGAACGCCGGCCGGTACTGAGATTCACCGGTACACCAAAACCGGCGACGCCCGGATCGCTCTGGCGCCACTGGACTCCGTACGGGTGAGCCAGATCGCCGGACGTGTGACCGTGCAAGGTCCGGCAGCGACGCGACTGAGGGTGCCGCTGCCGCGCGACTGGCAGGCCGCCGACGTGCCGATCGACGCCGATCTTTCGACGACAGGCTCACTCGCGGTCCTGTCGGCGACCAACGTCGAGAGCGCGCCGGACCATCCTGGCGACCCGACGCCAGTAACGATCAGCACCCAGGTACTGAAAACTGGTGCCCGGCCGCAGTTCGCGGTGCACCCCAACGCCCTGATGCCGTCGGCTGGGCGAGCTGTCTCGCCCGCAATCGGCACACCGTCGACAGGGGGAAAGAAATCCGCCGCGGTCGATCCATCTACCACCACGACCGACCCTGACCGGGCGTGCGCAGTTCCCCGCAACGACCCCAAGATCCAGTCACTGCAGCCCACGCCCGAGATGGGCGAGTGGGCCGCTGATCTGGCCGTGAAGGGACAGTTGACAATCCAACGCCCAACGGGCTGGAACGGGTCGACGTTGCCGGCATACAGCCCGGAAGGCATGTTCGCGATGCACAAACTCGTCGGCGGCGGACAGGTTCCCGCACAGGTGCTGCTCGGAGTCATGGCGCAAGAGTCGAACATCTGGCAGTCCGGCATGGACACCGTTGATGGTGAGAGCGGCAACTTCAACCAGGGTGGCTTCTACGGCAAAGGTGTCGGCGTCGATCGCGTTGACTTCGGCAATGTCGATTGTGGCTACGGCGCGACCCAAGTGACGACTGGCATGACGATAGCCGAAGGAACTTCCGTATATAAGCCGAATGAACAGGTCGCGCTGACCGTCGACTACGCGGCCAATATCGCCGCCGGCCTGAACATCCTCATCGACAAATGGAATCAGATGAAACAGCTCGGGATCGTCGTCAACGACGGCGACCCCAGCAAGATCGAAAACTGGTGGTACGCACTCTGGGCCTACAACAGTGGCTGGCACGCACCGGGTGAAGCAGGCTCAAACGGCGCCTACGGCCTCGGCTGGAGCAACAACATGGCCAACGAGGATTACCCCGCTGACCGCGACGGCTTCCTCGACGCCAGCTACGACGACGCAAAATACCCCAACCACTGGACGTATCCTGAGCGCGTACTCGGTTGGGCGAAGCACCCACTGCTCCGGCTTGATTGGAAGGCAGGCACGTATGGTGCCGCCTATCGGCCTGCGCTCTGGCCGAACAGCGGCACGCCCCAGCGACCGCCGCTGGGCACGTTCTGCACCGCCTCAGTGCAATGCGACATGAACCAGATCCACAAGCCGGCGCAGTACCCCAGCGACCCTGGCAGCCATTGCCTGCGTGATGACCTGCGTTGCTGGTGGCACACGTCCACGAGCTGGACAAACTGCCCGACCGCATGCGGCGGCGAGAACGTGCACTACGCGCCCGGTACACCCGAACCGGCTCTCCCGGCCTCACAGTTGCTGTATCGGCCGGACTGCTCCGGTGCCTCGACGTTGCCATCCAATGCACTGATCATCGACGATGTGCCGGCTGATGTCACAACAGCTCGCGGTTGCGCCAAGAACTGGACCAATCACGGTTCACTCACCTTCAAATTCGCAGCGGACAACACCGGCCATTACCCGTCTAAGATCGACTTCCATCAGATCGACGGCGGGTTCGGCGGGCACATGTGGAGTGCTCATGCGTGGAACGAGGACAGCCCGAACAGCGCCATACACCGGATCACTGGTACGTGGACCCTCGACCGGCAGATCAGTGGTTGGGCTCGTGTGCTCGTGTATATCCCTGATCACCGAGCCCGCACGCCGCAGGCGTCCTACACGGTAAACGGCTCGGACTCCACTTCGCCCACGCGCTCAATTGTCGAAGGCAACTATCTCGACGACGAGCGCAACCCGGCACCTGGGCACTGGGAGTCTCTCGGCGCGTTCAACTTCCACGGCACCCCGAGCGTGTCGCTGGACAACTTCATCCACTCGCCAGTCGACAACACCTGGGAGGACGACATCCGGGACGTGCCCTGGGACGCGCTCGCCTTCCAGCCGCTGCCGGGCAAGCCGGGCGACCAACTGGTCGCACTCGGCGATTCCTACGCCTCGGGTGAGGGAGCCAGCGGTGACCCGGTGAACGGCGCCTGGAGCTACTACCGTTCCAGCGACCACGACGGCCGTGACGGCCACGGCGACAACCCCAAGCTGCGCGACGCGTGCCACCGCTCGCCAAACGCGTGGGCCCGGCAGATGGTGACTCCTGCCAACCCTGGCCGCACAGTCGGGTCACGCATGGACTCGTTTGACGTCTCGCTGGATTACCACATGTCCGCCTGCTCCGGCGCGACCACAGACATGCTCCTGCCGGTTCACGGTCCGGGTGATTCAGGCCAGTACCAAGAGGGCAGGCAGCTTGACCAGGGTTACCTCGACCAGAACACGTCGTTGGTGACCTTCTCCATCGGTGGCAACGACGCCCGATTCACGCCGCTGCTCCAGCAGTGCATCACTTCGATTTCGCTGTGCCAAGACGAGGTCTTCCAGAACGACGGCGAACCACTCTCGTCGGCCGAACCGAAGGTGATCGACGGGATCGGCGCAAAGCTGCGAAACGTACTCGACGCGGTCAAGCTCAAGGCACCCAACGCCCGGATCTTGGTAATGGGCTACCCGATCTTGTTCGAACTGTCCGGAGAATGCATTCCGGGCATCGGCACCGAGGAGGCACCGTGGATCACCGAGATGAACAACCGTCTCGACGACGTACTCGGCTCGGCAGTGGCGAGCGCGAAGTCAGCCGGGACAAACGCGGTCTGGGCTGATCCGCGAGCGGCTTTCAAGGGCCGAGGTGCGTGCGGTGACGACGCCGCCGGAGCACCAGAAGGCACCGAGGTCATCCACCGGATCGTGTTGTCGCTGACGCGCGGGGACAGCCCAATCTTCCAGTTGGGGACGATCGGGGTTGTATCGCAGCAGACTCTGCATCCGACGGTCCAGGGTGCTCAGGTCTACGCGAGTGTCGCTTCGTCGACGCTCGCGGCTGCGTAA
- a CDS encoding serine/threonine-protein kinase, with protein sequence MEQFGPYRIEALLGRGGMGEVHRAYDTTHDRVVALKRLSDAYVADEAFRARFRRESQVVARLREPHVIPIHAYGEIDGRLYLDMRLVEGQDLKDLIAVGPLTAVRAAGLITQVASALDAAHADGLVHRDVKTSNILVTDGDFVYLVDFGIARSMSGAVTSITGTGNVIGTLDYMAPERFGDKPLDGSVDVYALACVFYECLTGHRPFPVDGAVAQMGAHLTAPPPLLSAARRDLPRALDDVVSRGMAKEPADRYPTAGAFAAAVTAALADASGPTALSAETSAPVWQRGELGGGSPGPGSAAAGSGSAGAPGAPGSVSGSAAGPDSGSAGLGAGAPSTPPPSAVLPDTLAGAPSTPPPGFSAGPSTWAGPPSGVFTGGHAFPNGPATSAGVPATSLNTPIPLASGAPSWQGGPPPPTRPAPVPPRKSRKGAVITAVVAVVVVVAVVATVLIIRSQGQAEAGGGTSTPPSTPSSSAPGPPSTDNETTTPSSPSSPPSSSSGPPKSANAPNGNVPVPATYQGGGCTSAQPVQGATGAAYCTKSLAGDFRSGNVMLHQPTQAHFNQFPDEATMAAFFEGMVQLRDLTRDDDHGGCDPVKHPGIWGSYNRSGANVPHAGDFITCYDDTFVYTDARTHTLGVLVFDGVSTPQERDRMYLWWNEVILQDLPKF encoded by the coding sequence ATGGAACAGTTCGGGCCGTACCGGATCGAGGCGTTGCTGGGCCGCGGCGGGATGGGCGAGGTGCACCGCGCCTACGACACCACGCACGACCGCGTCGTCGCGCTGAAGCGGCTTTCCGACGCGTACGTGGCCGACGAGGCGTTTCGCGCGCGCTTCCGGCGCGAGTCGCAGGTGGTGGCGCGGCTGCGCGAGCCGCACGTCATCCCGATCCACGCGTACGGCGAGATCGACGGCCGGCTCTACCTCGACATGCGCCTGGTCGAGGGCCAGGACCTGAAAGACCTGATCGCGGTGGGACCGTTGACCGCCGTACGCGCGGCCGGCCTGATCACGCAGGTCGCGAGCGCGCTCGACGCCGCCCACGCCGACGGCCTCGTGCACCGCGACGTGAAGACGTCGAACATCCTCGTCACCGACGGTGATTTTGTGTATTTGGTCGACTTCGGCATCGCCCGCTCGATGTCGGGCGCCGTGACGTCGATCACGGGCACGGGCAACGTGATCGGCACCCTGGACTACATGGCGCCGGAGCGATTTGGCGACAAGCCGCTCGACGGGTCCGTCGACGTGTACGCGCTGGCTTGCGTGTTCTACGAGTGCCTGACAGGCCATCGGCCGTTTCCGGTGGACGGCGCCGTGGCACAGATGGGCGCTCACCTGACCGCTCCGCCGCCACTCCTGTCCGCCGCGCGACGGGACCTGCCGCGCGCTCTCGACGACGTGGTGTCACGGGGGATGGCGAAGGAACCCGCCGACCGCTACCCGACAGCGGGCGCCTTCGCGGCGGCGGTGACCGCGGCGCTGGCGGACGCGTCGGGGCCGACGGCGTTGAGTGCGGAGACGAGTGCGCCGGTTTGGCAGCGGGGGGAGCTTGGCGGCGGCTCGCCGGGGCCGGGGTCGGCTGCGGCGGGTTCCGGATCAGCCGGGGCGCCGGGTGCGCCTGGATCGGTTTCCGGCTCGGCTGCCGGGCCGGATTCGGGGTCGGCTGGGTTGGGTGCCGGAGCGCCGAGCACTCCGCCTCCGAGTGCGGTCCTTCCCGACACGCTCGCCGGAGCGCCGAGTACGCCACCGCCCGGGTTTTCGGCTGGGCCGAGCACGTGGGCCGGGCCGCCGTCGGGGGTGTTCACCGGTGGGCACGCCTTCCCGAACGGTCCCGCGACGTCCGCGGGCGTTCCGGCGACATCGTTGAACACGCCGATCCCCTTGGCTTCCGGGGCGCCGTCGTGGCAGGGCGGGCCGCCTCCGCCGACGCGGCCGGCGCCGGTGCCACCGCGGAAGTCGCGCAAGGGGGCAGTGATCACGGCGGTGGTGGCGGTCGTGGTGGTGGTCGCGGTCGTCGCGACGGTGCTGATCATCCGCAGCCAGGGCCAAGCCGAGGCGGGTGGCGGCACGTCGACCCCGCCGTCGACGCCGTCGTCGAGTGCGCCGGGTCCGCCCAGCACGGACAACGAGACCACCACCCCGAGTAGTCCGTCCAGCCCTCCGTCGTCGTCGAGCGGCCCGCCGAAGTCAGCGAACGCGCCCAACGGGAATGTGCCGGTGCCGGCCACCTACCAGGGCGGCGGTTGCACGTCGGCCCAACCGGTGCAGGGCGCGACCGGCGCGGCGTACTGCACGAAGTCGCTCGCCGGCGATTTCCGGTCCGGAAACGTCATGCTCCACCAGCCGACTCAGGCGCACTTCAACCAGTTCCCCGACGAAGCCACGATGGCCGCCTTCTTCGAAGGCATGGTTCAGCTCCGCGACCTCACTCGCGACGACGACCACGGCGGCTGCGACCCCGTGAAACACCCCGGAATCTGGGGCTCCTACAACCGGTCCGGTGCCAACGTTCCCCACGCCGGCGATTTCATCACCTGCTACGACGACACGTTCGTCTACACGGACGCCCGCACCCACACCCTCGGCGTCCTCGTCTTCGACGGCGTGTCGACGCCCCAGGAGCGCGACCGGATGTACCTCTGGTGGAACGAGGTCATCCTTCAAGACCTGCCGAAGTTCTGA
- a CDS encoding metallophosphoesterase, which produces MSTLSNTSTAKKLAVGTLALGTATLGYAVGVERRRFTLRTAELPVLAPGSKPFTILHVSDLHMLPGHRAKQRWVAALDRLEPDLVVNTGDNLSHRTAVPSVLRALGPLLDRPGVFVFGSNDYYAPKPKNPARYLMPKGKKKRIHGTKLPWRDLRAAFVEHGWTDLTHSRHTLDVAGQAVFAAGLDDPHLHRDRYREIAGPADAGAVVRLGVTHSPEPRVLDPFATDGYDLVLAGHTHGGQLRLPGYGALVTNCELDRTRARGASRWGAHMWLHVSAGLGTSPYAPARFACPPEASLLTLVPRGSGAAESRKATPRKPARTVS; this is translated from the coding sequence GTGAGCACGCTCAGTAACACCAGTACCGCCAAGAAGCTCGCTGTGGGGACCCTCGCGCTCGGGACCGCGACACTCGGTTACGCCGTGGGCGTCGAACGACGGCGGTTCACCCTCCGCACGGCCGAGCTGCCCGTGCTGGCGCCCGGCTCGAAGCCGTTCACGATCCTGCACGTCTCCGACCTGCACATGCTCCCCGGACACCGCGCGAAACAACGCTGGGTGGCCGCGCTGGACCGGCTCGAACCCGACCTCGTCGTGAACACCGGCGACAACCTCTCGCACCGCACGGCCGTGCCGTCGGTGCTGCGCGCGCTCGGCCCGCTGCTCGACCGGCCCGGCGTGTTCGTCTTCGGCAGCAACGACTACTACGCGCCCAAGCCGAAGAACCCCGCCCGCTACCTCATGCCGAAGGGCAAGAAGAAGCGCATCCACGGCACGAAGCTCCCGTGGCGCGATCTGCGCGCGGCGTTCGTCGAGCACGGCTGGACCGACCTCACCCACTCGCGCCACACGCTCGACGTCGCGGGCCAGGCCGTGTTCGCCGCCGGTCTCGACGACCCGCACCTGCACCGCGACCGTTACCGCGAGATCGCCGGCCCGGCTGACGCGGGCGCCGTCGTCCGCCTCGGTGTCACGCACTCGCCCGAGCCGCGCGTGCTCGACCCGTTCGCCACGGACGGTTACGACCTTGTCCTCGCCGGCCACACTCACGGCGGCCAGCTGCGCTTGCCCGGCTACGGCGCCCTCGTGACCAACTGCGAGCTCGACCGCACCCGCGCCCGCGGCGCCTCCCGCTGGGGCGCGCACATGTGGCTGCACGTCTCGGCGGGCTTGGGCACGTCGCCGTACGCGCCCGCGCGCTTCGCCTGCCCGCCGGAAGCGAGCCTGTTGACGCTGGTTCCGCGCGGATCCGGGGCCGCCGAAAGCCGTAAGGCAACCCCGCGCAAACCCGCTCGGACCGTCAGCTAA
- a CDS encoding methyltransferase domain-containing protein has protein sequence MLEGYTRDAASRSAARTAVERAAFAQALFTPGMRVVDLGCGHGTITLGFGSGQSTVDYVVTDPLDLPFPTSSADVAFSHALLERLPDPAGVLAELHRVLRPGGRLALSTSDWGRARLRPKSANVDAALRGYYLLLRRSGANPFAGRTIADQVSDSGFTEVVARTRHRSDLAYRDLASFVEQALATALADLDHPDRDQLTSAARSAYSWTRTAGPGDFLQCWTELTATK, from the coding sequence GTGCTGGAGGGATACACGCGGGACGCGGCGTCGAGGAGTGCGGCACGCACGGCGGTGGAGCGGGCGGCGTTCGCGCAGGCGCTCTTCACGCCGGGCATGCGGGTGGTCGACCTGGGCTGCGGGCACGGCACGATCACGCTGGGTTTCGGGAGCGGCCAGTCCACAGTGGACTACGTCGTGACCGACCCGCTCGACCTGCCGTTCCCCACGTCGTCCGCCGACGTCGCCTTCTCCCACGCCCTACTCGAACGCCTGCCTGACCCCGCGGGAGTGCTCGCCGAGCTGCACCGCGTGCTCCGGCCGGGTGGCCGGCTGGCGCTGTCCACTTCGGACTGGGGCCGCGCGCGGCTGCGCCCGAAATCGGCCAACGTCGACGCGGCCCTGCGCGGCTACTACCTGCTGCTGCGGCGTTCCGGCGCCAACCCGTTCGCGGGCCGGACCATTGCCGACCAGGTGTCCGACAGTGGCTTCACCGAGGTCGTCGCGCGGACCCGGCACCGCTCCGACCTGGCGTACCGGGATCTGGCGTCGTTCGTCGAGCAGGCACTGGCCACGGCGCTCGCGGATCTGGACCACCCGGACCGCGACCAGCTCACGTCCGCCGCGCGCTCGGCCTACTCCTGGACGCGCACGGCCGGCCCCGGCGACTTCCTCCAGTGCTGGACGGAACTCACCGCCACGAAGTGA
- a CDS encoding prolyl oligopeptidase family serine peptidase — MSTQSGNKYPPAVVPDRLFADADAESRWRARFHSARISVPEWARDAPDANVYVSNASGVWEVYAWDRATDSHRRVTDRPNGTLHATPAPDGSAVWWFDDTDGDEFGSWVSQPFDGDNSAATKPLPEVHDGYPAGLELGSRVIAVGVSTDDGSALFAKIGDKTERFYSHPDDAGIASLSRDESLVAISHSEHGDSRHPALRVLATDGFTTVAEKYDGEGKGLSALEFSPLPGDQRLLVLHERRGREELLIWDVRADTETELEIDLPGEVVADWYPDARALLVVHFHQGRSSLYRFDLDDGSLSSVDTPAGRIGGAGVRPDGSIEYSWSSAAEPTAVRSRATDGTDAVLLAPPGDQAPGSSPVTDAFVEGVGGQIHALVSRPAGAPDGPLPTVFSLHGGPHAADEDRFSAYRATWLDAGFAVVEVNYRGSTGYGSAWRDAIEGRPGLTELEDVAAVHDWAVESGLSDKDKCVVNGASWGGYLSLLALGTQPTRWAAGVAGVPVADYVAAYEDEMEQLRSFDRALFGGAPEDVPAVYKECSPITYVNAVAAPVLILAGDNDPRCPIRQIENYLDRLGARDAPHEFYRYDAGHGSLVIAETIKQTSIEVDFALRALR, encoded by the coding sequence GTGAGCACGCAGTCAGGCAACAAATATCCGCCCGCGGTGGTCCCCGACCGCCTGTTCGCCGACGCCGACGCCGAGTCCCGCTGGCGAGCCCGCTTCCACTCGGCCCGCATCTCTGTGCCCGAATGGGCCCGCGACGCCCCCGACGCCAACGTGTACGTCTCCAACGCCAGCGGCGTCTGGGAGGTCTACGCGTGGGATCGCGCCACCGACAGTCACCGCCGCGTCACCGACCGGCCCAACGGCACCCTGCACGCCACCCCCGCCCCCGACGGCTCGGCCGTCTGGTGGTTCGACGACACCGACGGCGACGAGTTCGGCTCCTGGGTGAGCCAGCCGTTCGACGGCGACAACTCGGCCGCCACCAAACCGCTGCCCGAGGTCCACGACGGCTACCCCGCCGGCCTCGAGCTCGGCTCGCGCGTGATCGCGGTCGGCGTCTCGACCGACGACGGCAGCGCGCTGTTCGCGAAGATCGGCGACAAGACCGAGCGTTTCTACAGCCACCCGGACGACGCCGGCATCGCGTCGCTCTCTCGTGACGAGAGCTTGGTGGCGATCTCACATTCCGAACACGGCGACTCACGCCATCCCGCGCTGCGCGTGCTGGCCACCGACGGCTTCACGACCGTCGCGGAGAAGTACGACGGCGAGGGCAAGGGCCTTTCGGCGCTGGAGTTCTCGCCGCTGCCCGGCGACCAGCGGCTGCTCGTGCTGCACGAGCGGCGCGGCCGGGAGGAGCTGCTGATCTGGGACGTCCGCGCGGACACCGAGACGGAGCTCGAGATCGACCTGCCCGGCGAGGTCGTGGCCGACTGGTACCCCGATGCCCGCGCGCTGCTGGTGGTGCACTTCCACCAGGGCCGCAGCTCGCTGTACCGATTCGACCTCGACGACGGTTCGCTGTCCTCTGTGGACACCCCGGCCGGCCGGATCGGCGGCGCGGGTGTGCGGCCCGACGGCAGCATCGAGTACTCGTGGTCCAGCGCCGCGGAGCCGACGGCGGTGCGCAGCCGCGCGACCGACGGCACCGACGCCGTGCTGCTGGCGCCGCCGGGTGACCAGGCGCCCGGTTCGTCGCCGGTGACCGACGCGTTCGTAGAGGGCGTCGGCGGGCAGATCCACGCGCTGGTGTCGCGTCCCGCCGGCGCGCCCGACGGCCCGTTGCCCACGGTGTTCTCTCTGCACGGCGGCCCGCACGCCGCCGACGAGGACCGCTTCTCCGCCTACCGCGCCACGTGGCTCGACGCCGGCTTCGCCGTGGTCGAGGTCAACTACCGCGGCTCCACCGGCTACGGCTCCGCGTGGCGCGACGCCATCGAGGGCCGGCCGGGCCTCACGGAGCTCGAAGACGTCGCGGCGGTGCACGACTGGGCTGTCGAAAGTGGACTGTCCGACAAGGACAAGTGCGTCGTCAACGGCGCCTCCTGGGGCGGCTACCTGTCCCTGCTCGCGCTCGGCACCCAGCCCACGCGCTGGGCGGCGGGCGTCGCGGGCGTGCCGGTAGCCGACTACGTCGCCGCGTACGAGGACGAGATGGAGCAGCTGCGCTCTTTCGATCGCGCTCTGTTCGGCGGCGCACCCGAGGATGTGCCAGCGGTGTACAAGGAATGTTCGCCGATTACCTACGTGAACGCCGTCGCCGCCCCCGTGCTGATCCTCGCGGGCGACAACGACCCGCGCTGCCCCATCCGCCAGATCGAGAACTACCTCGACCGCCTGGGCGCCCGCGACGCGCCCCACGAGTTCTACCGCTACGACGCCGGCCACGGCTCCCTCGTGATCGCCGAGACGATCAAGCAGACGTCGATCGAAGTGGATTTCGCGTTGCGCGCTTTGCGGTGA
- a CDS encoding TIGR03085 family metal-binding protein, whose protein sequence is MGLAADERQALSTLFEEVGPDAPTLCEGWATRDLAAHLIVREHRLDASPGIMVPALAGYTKRVQDGYAAKPWPALVDQVRRGPAWYWPMAIGPLDELTNGAEFLVHHEDVRRAQPGWEPRPADPPRDEAAWRLARQSAKLNLRKAPVGVVLRHTDRRSAQVKSGDPVVTVTGDPVDLLLFVFGRDAVHLTYDGDPAAVDRLQALSRGM, encoded by the coding sequence ATGGGTCTTGCCGCAGACGAACGCCAGGCGTTGAGCACACTCTTCGAAGAGGTCGGCCCCGACGCCCCGACCCTGTGCGAAGGCTGGGCGACGCGCGATCTCGCGGCCCACCTCATCGTGCGCGAACACCGCCTCGACGCGTCGCCGGGCATCATGGTGCCCGCACTCGCCGGCTACACCAAGCGCGTGCAGGACGGCTACGCGGCCAAGCCGTGGCCCGCCCTCGTCGACCAGGTCCGCCGCGGCCCGGCCTGGTACTGGCCCATGGCCATCGGCCCGCTCGACGAGCTCACCAACGGCGCCGAGTTCCTCGTCCACCACGAAGACGTCCGCCGCGCCCAGCCCGGCTGGGAACCCCGCCCGGCCGACCCGCCTCGCGACGAGGCCGCCTGGCGCCTCGCGCGCCAGTCCGCGAAGCTCAACCTGCGCAAGGCCCCCGTCGGCGTCGTCCTGCGCCACACCGACCGCCGCTCCGCCCAGGTCAAGTCCGGCGACCCCGTCGTGACCGTCACGGGCGACCCCGTGGACCTCCTGCTGTTCGTCTTCGGCCGCGACGCCGTCCACCTCACCTACGACGGTGACCCCGCGGCGGTCGACCGGCTGCAGGCACTCAGCCGCGGTATGTGA
- a CDS encoding NADH:flavin oxidoreductase/NADH oxidase → MSRLFEPLSLRGLTLPNRAWVSPMCQYSATDGVPDDWHLVHLGQFAVGGAGLILTEASAVTPEGRISPQDTGIWNDEQVAAWRRITDFVHARGTAIGMQLGHAGRKASTRRPWEGTGSVPASDGGWQSVGADDQPFGDYAPARPLTTDEVARIPADFAAGARRALTAGFDVLELHLAHGYLGHQFLSPLSNSRTDRYGGDFEGRTRLALEITEAVREEIGPDVPLFARISASDWADGGWSPDDSVHLVKLLADRGTDLVDVSSGGNVPHPRIPVGPGYQVPFAERIRRETAVPTGAVGMITEPEQAEQIVATGSADAVFLARALLRDPHWPQRAAHALGAEVKWADQYLRAKPRR, encoded by the coding sequence GTGAGCCGACTCTTCGAACCCCTTTCCCTGCGGGGCCTGACGCTGCCGAACCGCGCGTGGGTCTCGCCCATGTGCCAGTACTCCGCCACCGACGGCGTGCCCGACGACTGGCACCTCGTCCACCTGGGACAGTTCGCCGTAGGCGGCGCCGGGCTCATTCTCACCGAAGCCAGCGCCGTCACCCCGGAAGGCCGGATCAGCCCGCAGGACACGGGCATCTGGAACGACGAGCAGGTCGCCGCCTGGCGCCGGATCACCGACTTCGTGCACGCGCGCGGCACGGCGATCGGCATGCAGCTCGGGCACGCCGGGCGCAAGGCGTCCACGAGACGGCCGTGGGAGGGCACCGGCAGCGTGCCCGCGTCCGACGGCGGCTGGCAGAGCGTCGGCGCCGACGACCAGCCCTTCGGCGACTACGCCCCCGCCCGTCCGCTGACCACCGACGAGGTCGCGCGCATCCCTGCCGACTTCGCCGCCGGCGCCCGTCGCGCGCTCACCGCCGGCTTCGACGTACTCGAGCTGCACCTCGCGCACGGCTACCTCGGCCACCAGTTCCTCTCGCCGCTGTCCAACTCCCGCACCGACCGCTACGGCGGCGACTTCGAGGGCCGCACCCGCCTCGCGCTCGAGATCACCGAGGCCGTGCGCGAGGAGATCGGCCCCGACGTGCCCCTGTTCGCCCGCATCTCCGCCAGCGACTGGGCCGACGGCGGCTGGTCCCCCGACGACTCCGTGCACCTCGTGAAGCTCCTGGCCGACCGCGGCACCGACCTCGTCGACGTCTCCTCCGGCGGAAATGTGCCTCACCCCCGCATCCCCGTCGGCCCGGGTTACCAGGTGCCGTTCGCCGAACGCATCCGCCGCGAGACCGCTGTGCCCACCGGCGCCGTCGGCATGATCACCGAACCGGAGCAAGCGGAACAAATCGTCGCCACCGGCTCGGCCGACGCGGTGTTCCTCGCACGCGCCCTTCTGCGTGACCCGCACTGGCCGCAACGCGCGGCGCACGCGCTGGGCGCCGAGGTGAAGTGGGCGGACCAGTACCTGCGGGCGAAGCCGCGCCGCTGA